A genomic region of Salinibacter pepae contains the following coding sequences:
- a CDS encoding helix-turn-helix transcriptional regulator yields MTPSERWPAILLQLEPDAWTRATDLARALGVSERTVYRDVQAMAEAGVPLQGVPGKGYRLPDDYLLAPIRLTRDEAVMLVLGSAYAARNFSGRYQAAARAARHKIEDVLPADDRERVLSLRGSVSLVPSNVFGDSATDGLLRQARHALVEERTLLATLAGASDDGPSTRRIDPYGLVRQGSAWHLVGYGHDREHVVHLRLERIRGLNMTDATFERPAGYGARSQGPAAPSRRRVRVVFADEAAATVQVPSSIAVESREHLSDDRLLLTLNVDHVLEVMPWLLSWGRHAQVLEPRALRERMATEARAVADQYESAPTLLD; encoded by the coding sequence ATGACGCCCTCCGAACGCTGGCCCGCCATTCTGCTGCAGCTGGAGCCCGACGCCTGGACGCGCGCGACCGACCTGGCCCGCGCCCTCGGCGTCAGCGAGCGCACCGTGTACCGCGACGTGCAGGCGATGGCGGAGGCCGGGGTGCCGCTGCAGGGGGTGCCGGGCAAGGGCTACCGGCTGCCCGACGACTACCTGCTCGCCCCCATCCGGCTCACGCGCGACGAGGCGGTCATGCTCGTTCTGGGCAGTGCCTACGCCGCCCGCAACTTCAGCGGGCGCTACCAGGCCGCGGCCCGGGCGGCCCGCCACAAGATCGAAGACGTGCTCCCGGCCGACGACCGGGAACGTGTGCTCTCCCTGCGCGGCAGCGTGTCCCTGGTCCCGTCCAACGTCTTTGGCGACTCGGCCACGGACGGCCTGCTGCGACAGGCGCGCCACGCCCTCGTGGAGGAGCGGACCCTGCTGGCCACGCTGGCGGGCGCGTCCGACGATGGCCCCAGTACGCGGCGCATCGACCCGTACGGCCTGGTGCGGCAGGGCAGCGCGTGGCACCTCGTGGGGTACGGTCACGACCGCGAGCATGTGGTTCACCTGCGCCTGGAGCGCATCCGCGGCCTCAACATGACGGACGCCACGTTCGAGCGCCCGGCCGGCTACGGGGCGCGCTCGCAGGGCCCGGCGGCCCCGTCCCGACGGCGCGTCCGGGTCGTCTTCGCCGACGAGGCGGCTGCGACCGTGCAGGTCCCGTCGTCCATCGCTGTAGAGTCTCGCGAGCATCTGTCCGACGACCGGCTGCTGCTGACCCTAAACGTCGATCACGTGCTCGAGGTGATGCCGTGGCTCCTAAGCTGGGGGCGCCACGCCCAGGTGCTGGAGCCGCGCGCGCTCCGGGAACGGATGGCCACAGAGGCCCGCGCCGTGGCCGACCAGTACGAGTCGGCCCCCACGCTGCTCGACTAA
- a CDS encoding alpha/beta fold hydrolase — protein MPSAPTAPDATRTVHTPAGPLAYTDVGSGPPVVFLHGNPTSARLYRHLLRDLARDHRCIAPDYLGFGRSAAPSGVSYRPPAHATRIEQLLRSLGLSNLTLVLHDWGGPIGLAYALRHPDTVRRLVLMNTWAWPLTHRPVLRAVSRLLATPTGRLAVEHGNAFARIVMPMTTGAGRQSDWIATYAAALDSRPRRHACWAFARALRAEADWLRALWTRRHRLRDCPALLCWGMADPAFGTEACLRRWQNVVSGATVRRYPSIGHYVPEELGPALVDPVRRFLAP, from the coding sequence ATGCCCTCGGCCCCGACCGCCCCGGACGCCACGCGGACCGTTCACACCCCGGCCGGCCCGCTCGCGTACACCGACGTGGGCAGTGGACCGCCCGTCGTTTTCCTGCACGGCAACCCCACGAGCGCCCGCCTCTACCGCCACCTCCTCCGCGACCTGGCGCGGGATCACCGGTGCATCGCCCCCGACTACCTTGGCTTTGGCCGCTCGGCCGCGCCATCAGGCGTCTCGTACCGTCCTCCGGCGCACGCAACACGGATCGAGCAGCTCCTCCGCTCGCTGGGGCTCTCAAATCTCACCCTCGTGCTGCACGACTGGGGCGGGCCGATCGGCCTGGCCTACGCCCTCCGCCACCCCGACACCGTGCGGCGCCTCGTGCTGATGAACACCTGGGCGTGGCCGCTCACGCACCGGCCCGTGCTTCGGGCCGTGAGTCGGCTGCTCGCCACTCCGACGGGCCGCCTCGCCGTCGAGCACGGCAATGCGTTCGCGCGCATCGTCATGCCGATGACCACCGGCGCCGGCCGTCAGAGCGACTGGATCGCCACGTACGCCGCCGCCCTGGACTCCCGGCCGCGCCGGCACGCCTGCTGGGCGTTTGCGCGGGCGCTCCGGGCCGAGGCCGACTGGCTGCGGGCGCTGTGGACGCGGCGACACCGGCTTCGCGACTGCCCGGCCCTCCTGTGCTGGGGCATGGCCGACCCGGCGTTCGGCACTGAGGCGTGCCTGCGGCGCTGGCAGAACGTCGTGTCGGGGGCCACCGTGCGCCGCTACCCCTCGATCGGCCACTACGTGCCGGAGGAGTTGGGGCCGGCGCTCGTCGACCCTGTGCGGCGGTTTCTCGCCCCCTAG
- a CDS encoding TRAP transporter substrate-binding protein produces the protein MERRDFTRKALLGAAGAGLLTGCGDGESSASDGAPNVQTDKQVRWRLASSFSRSLDTIYGAAEVLSERLKALTGGNFEILPYPGGELVPPLEVLGSVQNRTVEMGHSASYYFIGKNPALAFDCTVPFGLTARQYNAWVYSGGGMDLLRDLFADFNILNLPGGNTGTQMGGWFNVEVNALADMNGLKMRIPGMGGSVMSEMGVNAQVLPSGEIYPSLERGAIDAAEWVGPYDDEKLGFHEVAQYYYYPGWWEPGPALTFYVNRDAYDGLPTQYQEALKTAAAEANVRMMAEYDHRNPAALDRLLDEGTTLRRFPDGVMERAQEVTTQLLEDNAAGNPQYRKIYEAYKDAREEAYRWFGTAEMGYADFAFPRVGSEPTTSA, from the coding sequence ATGGAACGGCGCGACTTTACCCGAAAAGCCCTGCTCGGCGCCGCCGGGGCCGGCCTCCTGACCGGCTGCGGCGACGGCGAATCGTCGGCGAGTGACGGCGCCCCCAACGTGCAGACCGACAAACAAGTCCGGTGGCGGCTCGCCTCCAGCTTCAGCCGCTCCCTCGACACCATCTACGGCGCGGCCGAGGTGCTCTCCGAGCGCCTGAAGGCGCTCACCGGCGGGAACTTCGAGATTCTTCCCTATCCCGGGGGCGAGCTGGTGCCGCCGCTCGAGGTGCTGGGCAGCGTCCAGAACCGCACTGTGGAGATGGGGCACTCGGCCAGCTACTACTTCATTGGGAAAAACCCCGCGCTGGCGTTCGACTGCACCGTCCCGTTCGGCCTGACGGCCCGCCAGTACAACGCCTGGGTCTACTCCGGCGGCGGCATGGACCTGCTGCGCGACCTCTTCGCCGACTTCAACATCCTGAACCTGCCCGGCGGCAACACCGGCACGCAGATGGGCGGCTGGTTTAACGTGGAGGTGAACGCCCTCGCCGACATGAACGGCCTCAAGATGCGCATTCCCGGGATGGGCGGCAGCGTGATGAGCGAGATGGGCGTCAACGCGCAGGTGCTGCCGAGCGGCGAGATCTATCCGTCGCTGGAGCGGGGCGCAATCGACGCGGCCGAGTGGGTCGGGCCCTACGACGACGAGAAGCTCGGCTTCCACGAGGTGGCCCAGTACTACTACTACCCCGGCTGGTGGGAGCCCGGGCCGGCCCTCACGTTCTACGTGAACCGGGACGCCTACGACGGCCTTCCAACGCAGTACCAGGAGGCGCTCAAAACGGCCGCCGCCGAGGCGAACGTCCGCATGATGGCCGAATACGACCACCGAAACCCCGCGGCCCTGGACCGCCTGCTCGACGAAGGCACCACGCTCCGCCGCTTTCCCGATGGCGTCATGGAGCGCGCCCAGGAGGTAACAACCCAACTTCTGGAGGACAACGCCGCCGGCAATCCGCAGTACCGCAAGATCTACGAGGCCTACAAGGACGCCCGCGAGGAGGCCTACCGGTGGTTCGGCACCGCCGAAATGGGCTACGCCGACTTTGCCTTCCCCCGCGTCGGGTCGGAACCCACCACGTCTGCCTGA
- a CDS encoding uracil-DNA glycosylase, with product MLPAVWDLFETHVFPAPSTEECFNPYRDRRDDLDVPDAPTHRRDNLRAYLSCFDTAPPLFLLLEAPGPWGCRFSGVPVTSEAQLTDPDFPIDGAATSQKDVPITEYSASIFWRVLQPHFPHFFVWNSLPLHPHDPDDLLSIRTPRRSEVRDWHDLLRGVLDALAPERVVGVGRKGERALDEVGADPTYVRHPSQGGANKFEAGMKSIVAEMDLGT from the coding sequence ATGCTCCCCGCCGTCTGGGACCTCTTCGAGACACACGTCTTTCCGGCCCCCTCCACCGAGGAGTGCTTCAATCCCTACCGCGACCGCCGGGACGATCTCGACGTTCCCGACGCCCCCACCCACCGCCGCGACAACCTGCGGGCGTACCTGTCGTGCTTCGACACCGCCCCGCCCCTTTTTCTCCTGCTTGAAGCCCCGGGCCCCTGGGGCTGCCGCTTCTCCGGCGTGCCCGTCACGAGCGAAGCCCAGCTCACCGACCCCGACTTCCCCATTGACGGGGCGGCTACGAGCCAGAAGGACGTGCCGATCACTGAGTATAGCGCGTCCATCTTCTGGCGCGTCCTGCAGCCGCACTTCCCCCACTTCTTCGTCTGGAACAGCCTCCCCCTCCACCCCCACGACCCGGACGATCTGCTCTCGATCCGCACGCCCCGCCGCTCGGAGGTGCGCGACTGGCACGACCTGCTGCGCGGGGTGCTGGATGCGCTCGCCCCCGAGCGCGTCGTGGGCGTTGGGCGCAAGGGCGAACGGGCCCTCGACGAGGTCGGCGCCGATCCCACCTACGTGCGCCATCCCTCGCAGGGCGGCGCCAACAAATTCGAGGCGGGAATGAAGTCCATCGTGGCGGAGATGGACCTTGGGACGTAA
- a CDS encoding DUF2461 domain-containing protein, with amino-acid sequence MAELLSRPPFPGFRPEAFAFLRALAENNDRDWFKARKDTYEAELKDPLELLLTDGARRIAETDLPLTAHPKKSRFRIHRDMRFTDDKTPYKTHVSGVFDRSGQRDESGVVYVHVEPDDCFLGAGFYQPSVPYLRPVRERIAAEPERFVELLDEMEARGLPVHSMEDTLTGMPKEFSDHRDTSIAPYLKWKNYVVKRDYPDDALQSPDFAGEVARMARDVRPLLEFVWAGEPSS; translated from the coding sequence ATGGCTGAGCTCCTATCGCGTCCCCCATTCCCGGGCTTCCGCCCTGAGGCATTCGCGTTTCTCCGCGCCCTGGCCGAGAACAACGACCGCGACTGGTTCAAGGCGCGCAAGGACACCTACGAGGCGGAGCTGAAGGACCCGCTGGAGCTTTTGCTGACCGACGGCGCGCGGCGCATTGCCGAGACGGATCTTCCGCTCACCGCCCATCCCAAGAAGTCTCGGTTCCGGATCCACCGGGACATGCGCTTCACCGACGACAAGACGCCGTACAAGACGCACGTCAGCGGCGTGTTCGACCGCTCGGGGCAGCGCGACGAGAGTGGCGTCGTCTACGTGCACGTGGAGCCGGACGACTGCTTCCTGGGGGCGGGCTTTTACCAGCCGAGCGTCCCGTACCTCCGCCCCGTTCGGGAGCGCATCGCGGCGGAACCGGAGCGGTTCGTCGAGCTGCTCGACGAGATGGAAGCCCGCGGCCTCCCTGTCCACAGCATGGAGGACACCCTCACGGGCATGCCGAAGGAATTTAGCGACCACCGGGACACCTCGATTGCCCCGTACCTGAAGTGGAAAAACTATGTGGTCAAGCGGGACTACCCGGACGACGCCCTTCAGTCCCCGGACTTTGCGGGAGAGGTCGCCCGCATGGCCCGGGATGTTCGGCCGCTCCTTGAGTTTGTCTGGGCGGGAGAGCCGTCGTCTTAG